Proteins from a genomic interval of Sphingobacterium sp. SYP-B4668:
- a CDS encoding MotA/TolQ/ExbB proton channel family protein: MANAPKTTSPAKQESGNSGSLFASLAIIICFIVGFIVWKYVMGAPSNFQEGNPENQPLQGNYLGMVYHAGAVVPVLIGLFLMVWVFSIERFIVINKASGTGNVGNFVRKVQVLINGGNIDTAIAECDKQKGSVANVIKAGLLKYKDVSANTGLDAEKSAVAIQKEIEETTALEMPMLEKNLNVIATLVSIGTLTGLLGTVTGMIKAFSALATGGAPDSAKLANGISEALINTATGIATSTFAIVMYNILTAKIDKLTYSIDEAGFSIVQTYAANHK, translated from the coding sequence ATGGCAAACGCACCAAAAACAACTAGTCCTGCAAAGCAAGAGAGCGGAAATTCAGGTTCCCTATTTGCAAGTTTAGCAATCATCATTTGTTTCATTGTTGGTTTCATCGTATGGAAATATGTGATGGGAGCTCCATCTAACTTCCAAGAAGGAAACCCAGAAAATCAACCACTACAAGGAAATTACTTAGGAATGGTTTACCACGCAGGAGCAGTAGTACCGGTTCTGATCGGGTTGTTCTTGATGGTTTGGGTATTCTCTATCGAACGCTTTATCGTTATCAACAAAGCTTCAGGTACTGGTAATGTTGGAAACTTCGTAAGAAAAGTACAAGTATTAATCAACGGTGGTAATATTGACACAGCTATTGCGGAATGTGACAAACAAAAAGGTTCAGTAGCGAACGTAATCAAAGCAGGATTGTTGAAATACAAAGATGTATCTGCAAACACAGGATTAGATGCTGAAAAATCAGCTGTAGCTATCCAAAAAGAAATTGAAGAGACTACAGCATTGGAAATGCCAATGTTAGAGAAAAACTTGAACGTTATCGCTACATTAGTTTCTATTGGTACATTGACAGGTCTATTGGGTACAGTAACAGGTATGATCAAGGCCTTCTCAGCTTTGGCAACAGGTGGTGCTCCAGATTCAGCTAAATTAGCAAACGGTATCTCTGAGGCCCTTATCAATACAGCAACAGGTATCGCAACTTCAACTTTTGCAATCGTTATGTACAACATCTTGACTGCAAAAATCGACAAATTAACTTACTCAATTGACGAGGCTGGTTTCTCAATCGTACAAACGTACGCTGCTAACCACAAATAA
- a CDS encoding translation initiation factor, translating into MSKQKKQRFEGIVYSTSDDFEYLGGELAEEADTLPPNKQQLKVMLDKKMRKGKVVTIVAGFIGAESDLEILGKKLKQKCGVGGTAKNGEIMVQGDFKQKIVELLNAEGYKVKVVGG; encoded by the coding sequence ATGAGTAAACAAAAGAAACAACGATTTGAAGGAATAGTATATTCTACCTCTGATGACTTTGAGTATCTAGGGGGAGAGTTGGCCGAGGAGGCTGATACATTGCCCCCAAACAAACAGCAGCTCAAAGTGATGCTGGATAAGAAGATGAGAAAGGGTAAAGTTGTTACAATTGTTGCTGGTTTCATCGGTGCTGAGTCCGATTTGGAAATTCTAGGCAAGAAGCTCAAACAAAAATGTGGAGTAGGGGGTACAGCTAAGAATGGTGAAATAATGGTACAAGGAGATTTTAAACAAAAAATAGTTGAATTATTGAACGCAGAAGGATATAAAGTCAAAGTGGTTGGTGGATAG
- a CDS encoding diacylglycerol/lipid kinase family protein, whose product MAERKRILFVINPISGGRRKTAFNKQVLEVLDLEKFNPTFQQTNHPNHAYELGLKAIQEGYDAVVAVGGDGTINELGSALVGSGIPLGIIPEGSGNGLALYLGIPMNESAALRRLNRFESVEVDSGIINGRNFFNIAGIGFDASVSDRFANENIRGPIGYLKSVINVLTNYKPCTYKLTIDGVPYEREAFMISVANSPQYGNNAYIAPQASVNDGLLDVCIVHKFPLYTLPMMVFHLFNKSADQSEYVEIIPGKEIYIEREQDGAAHVDGEPFELGKKLDIKILPKSLRIIC is encoded by the coding sequence ATGGCCGAAAGAAAGCGAATATTATTTGTAATCAACCCTATCTCCGGAGGACGAAGGAAGACTGCATTCAATAAGCAGGTGTTGGAAGTTTTAGATTTAGAGAAGTTTAATCCTACTTTTCAACAGACAAATCACCCCAATCACGCATATGAATTGGGTTTGAAAGCCATTCAAGAGGGCTATGATGCGGTAGTTGCTGTCGGAGGGGACGGCACCATCAATGAGCTGGGGTCAGCATTGGTCGGTTCTGGGATCCCATTAGGGATTATTCCCGAAGGCTCTGGGAATGGCCTTGCCCTTTATTTGGGAATTCCTATGAATGAAAGTGCGGCACTGAGGAGGTTGAATCGATTTGAATCAGTCGAAGTGGATTCTGGAATTATTAATGGTCGGAATTTTTTCAATATTGCAGGAATTGGTTTTGATGCATCCGTTAGCGATAGATTTGCAAATGAAAATATCAGAGGGCCAATCGGCTATTTAAAATCCGTTATCAACGTATTGACAAATTATAAGCCCTGCACATACAAGCTCACCATTGACGGAGTGCCATATGAACGTGAGGCTTTTATGATTAGTGTGGCCAATTCTCCGCAATATGGCAATAACGCTTATATTGCTCCACAAGCGTCGGTTAATGACGGATTGCTGGATGTCTGTATTGTGCATAAATTCCCACTTTATACATTGCCAATGATGGTTTTTCACCTTTTCAATAAATCTGCCGATCAATCTGAATATGTCGAGATTATTCCCGGAAAGGAGATTTATATCGAGCGCGAGCAGGATGGTGCGGCGCATGTAGATGGTGAGCCTTTTGAACTAGGAAAAAAATTGGATATCAAAATTTTACCTAAGTCACTTCGAATAATTTGCTAA
- the metK gene encoding methionine adenosyltransferase, whose translation MAYLFTSESVSEGHPDKVADQISDALIDNFLAWDEDARVAIETLVTTGQVVLAGEVKSKIYLDVQKIARNVIEKIGYTKSAYMFEANSCGVLSAIHEQSADINQGVDRKSKQDQGAGDQGIMFGYATNETENYMPLALDLSHRLLYELAALRRENEEITYLRPDAKSQVTLEYDSHHKPVRIDTIVISTQHDDFDEESAMLKKITEDIKAILIPRVKEQLKPELQLLFDDNIKFHINPTGKFVIGGPHGDTGLTGRKIIVDTYGGKGAHGGGAFSGKDPSKVDRSAAYATRHIAKNLVAAGVAEEILVQVSYAIGVKDPMGIYVNTYGTSKVNLSDGQIAQEIANLFDMTPYGIETRLGLRNPIYSETAAYGHMGRTPLTVTKTFENSNGEQKVVEVNLFTWEKLDYVDKIKEAFKL comes from the coding sequence ATGGCTTATTTATTTACTTCAGAATCGGTCTCAGAAGGACACCCAGACAAAGTTGCCGATCAAATTTCAGATGCTTTAATAGACAACTTTCTTGCTTGGGATGAGGATGCGCGTGTTGCCATCGAGACACTTGTGACTACAGGTCAAGTGGTACTTGCCGGCGAAGTTAAATCCAAGATATATTTAGATGTGCAGAAAATCGCCCGCAATGTAATCGAAAAGATAGGTTACACCAAGTCCGCGTACATGTTTGAAGCGAATTCCTGTGGCGTATTATCTGCTATCCATGAGCAGTCTGCAGATATTAACCAAGGAGTGGACCGCAAGTCAAAACAAGACCAAGGAGCTGGAGATCAAGGAATCATGTTCGGATATGCGACCAACGAAACGGAGAACTACATGCCTCTAGCGCTTGACCTATCTCATCGATTGTTGTATGAACTTGCGGCCTTGCGCCGAGAGAACGAAGAAATTACATATTTACGTCCCGATGCAAAATCTCAGGTGACCTTAGAATATGACAGTCACCACAAACCTGTCCGCATCGATACAATCGTCATTTCGACTCAACATGACGACTTCGACGAAGAGTCTGCAATGTTGAAAAAAATCACGGAAGATATCAAAGCGATATTGATCCCTCGAGTGAAAGAACAGCTCAAACCCGAGTTACAACTTTTATTTGATGACAACATCAAGTTTCATATCAATCCTACAGGCAAATTTGTCATTGGAGGCCCACATGGTGATACGGGCTTGACAGGAAGAAAAATTATTGTAGATACCTACGGTGGTAAAGGGGCGCATGGTGGAGGCGCTTTTTCCGGAAAAGACCCATCCAAAGTAGATCGTTCAGCAGCATACGCCACACGTCACATTGCCAAAAACCTAGTAGCTGCTGGGGTAGCAGAAGAAATCCTCGTGCAGGTGTCCTATGCTATTGGAGTAAAAGATCCAATGGGAATCTATGTCAACACGTATGGAACAAGCAAAGTGAATTTATCAGATGGACAGATTGCGCAAGAAATAGCAAATCTATTCGATATGACGCCATACGGTATTGAAACTAGGCTCGGGCTTCGCAACCCAATATACTCGGAGACGGCAGCATACGGTCACATGGGTAGAACGCCACTGACCGTCACCAAGACGTTTGAAAATAGCAATGGTGAGCAGAAAGTTGTCGAAGTCAACCTGTTCACTTGGGAAAAATTAGATTACGTAGATAAAATAAAAGAAGCTTTCAAGCTTTGA
- a CDS encoding Dabb family protein codes for MKRRTFIQSTASLIGTTALTTTVSADSNNVVKSQIVHSVYFWLKEGSTEKEITAFAAFFEALKTIPDVVSLKYGRPAPTNPRPVVDQTWTYNLIVVFDHMDHINTYENHPIHLKAIKDYSSNWTKVVVYDTLLD; via the coding sequence ATGAAAAGAAGAACATTTATCCAATCTACCGCTAGTTTAATCGGCACTACGGCATTGACCACTACGGTATCTGCGGATAGCAATAACGTCGTCAAATCTCAAATCGTACATTCGGTATATTTTTGGTTGAAAGAAGGGTCAACAGAAAAAGAAATCACCGCCTTCGCAGCTTTTTTCGAAGCGCTCAAAACAATACCCGATGTCGTAAGTTTAAAATATGGCCGACCGGCTCCTACCAATCCTAGGCCTGTGGTGGATCAAACTTGGACATACAATTTAATTGTTGTATTTGACCATATGGACCATATCAACACCTATGAAAATCATCCTATACACTTAAAGGCTATAAAAGATTATAGTAGCAATTGGACTAAAGTAGTCGTATATGATACGTTATTAGATTAA
- a CDS encoding DUF58 domain-containing protein — MITFIRRLYFTNQFFYSLLGMAFLFAASFFMPLFIWGATAVFWLLFVACIWDILFLHFGKNSVFLTRKYPEKLSNGDLNTFELEVFSTYPITVRVRVLEEYPIQLQVRKNEFSFSLRPQLHKHLTYQLRPTTRGIYIFNRCHALIRHLGFFERKFVLEQPLSIPCYPSFIQMRKYQLMATTDRLKELGVKRIRKIGSTLEFDHVREYVRGDEYRFMNWKASAKHKKLMVNQYQEEKSQPIYAFIDVGRVMRMPFEEMTLLDYAINATLVLSNAAILKEDRAGMLTFSKQVGNHIPPEKRNKQMQKISEALYGINTLFEESEFGNLYAFANKHINKRSLIFVYTNFETQDSLNRQIAYLKMLNKTHIIVVVVFKNTELIQMAKEAGHRTIDIYNQIIAEKFVYEKSLIIQELHRHGIQTIYTAPEQLTINSINKYLEIKARGLI, encoded by the coding sequence ATGATAACATTTATAAGAAGACTCTATTTTACCAACCAGTTTTTCTACTCCCTTTTGGGAATGGCTTTCCTGTTTGCCGCTTCTTTTTTTATGCCCCTTTTTATATGGGGCGCTACAGCTGTATTTTGGTTGCTTTTTGTAGCCTGTATCTGGGATATTCTGTTTCTACATTTTGGTAAGAATAGTGTTTTTCTAACGCGTAAATATCCAGAAAAACTGTCCAATGGGGACTTAAATACCTTCGAGTTGGAGGTTTTCAGCACTTACCCCATTACTGTGCGTGTTCGGGTACTGGAGGAATATCCCATACAATTGCAAGTTCGGAAAAATGAATTTAGTTTTTCCCTTCGCCCCCAATTGCACAAACACCTTACTTACCAACTTCGCCCAACAACACGGGGGATATACATTTTCAACCGTTGCCATGCACTGATCAGGCATTTGGGTTTTTTTGAAAGAAAGTTTGTGTTAGAGCAGCCGCTTTCCATTCCTTGTTACCCTTCGTTTATACAGATGCGTAAATATCAATTGATGGCTACCACCGATCGGTTGAAAGAATTGGGTGTGAAACGCATCAGAAAGATTGGGTCTACCCTGGAGTTTGACCATGTTCGCGAATATGTGCGGGGCGATGAGTATAGATTTATGAATTGGAAAGCTTCTGCAAAGCATAAGAAGCTCATGGTCAATCAGTATCAAGAAGAGAAATCACAACCCATCTACGCTTTCATCGATGTGGGGAGGGTGATGCGTATGCCTTTTGAAGAGATGACTTTATTGGATTATGCGATAAATGCGACATTGGTGCTCTCTAATGCCGCGATTCTCAAAGAGGACAGGGCGGGAATGTTGACCTTTTCAAAGCAGGTGGGTAATCATATTCCCCCAGAGAAGCGGAATAAACAAATGCAAAAGATTTCAGAGGCTCTTTATGGTATCAATACGCTATTTGAAGAGTCTGAATTTGGGAATCTGTATGCCTTTGCCAACAAGCATATCAATAAGCGGTCACTTATCTTTGTCTACACGAATTTTGAAACACAGGATAGCCTTAATAGACAGATAGCCTATCTAAAGATGTTGAATAAGACACACATCATCGTTGTTGTCGTCTTTAAGAATACAGAATTGATTCAAATGGCCAAGGAGGCTGGACACCGTACGATTGATATATACAACCAAATTATAGCCGAAAAATTCGTTTACGAGAAGAGCCTGATTATACAGGAACTACACCGCCACGGGATTCAGACCATTTATACGGCTCCTGAGCAGTTGACGATTAATTCGATTAACAAATATTTGGAGATTAAAGCTCGAGGATTAATCTAA
- a CDS encoding AAA family ATPase produces the protein MNGLERYMPDFESRLDLSGLQEKMEGVKREVKKVIVGQDQVINMLLMSILASGHSLIEGLPGVAKTLTAKLIAKSIQSEFKRIQFTPDLMPSDVTGSSILDLKSNEFEFKRGPIFGNIILIDEINRAPAKTQASLFECMSEQQVTVDGHTYRMPSPFLVFATQNPIEHEGTYRLPEAQLDRFLFKIVINYPEFSHELRILQEHQAQKAGDKEALVHPVVTGDEIIAFQNIVKAVYAHEEVLNYIAQIIVQTRVNPNLTLGASPRASIAILEASKSSAALLGRDFITPDDVKYVAPAILGHRVMLTPEKEMEGFTTEYMIKQIVDGVEIPR, from the coding sequence ATGAATGGATTGGAAAGATATATGCCTGATTTTGAAAGTCGCTTAGACCTATCTGGGCTACAGGAAAAAATGGAAGGCGTGAAGCGTGAAGTTAAAAAGGTAATCGTAGGACAGGATCAAGTCATCAATATGTTGTTGATGTCGATTTTGGCATCTGGCCATTCATTGATCGAGGGCTTGCCTGGGGTTGCGAAGACCCTTACCGCAAAATTGATTGCCAAAAGCATCCAAAGTGAGTTCAAACGTATTCAATTTACCCCTGATTTGATGCCCTCGGATGTAACGGGTTCCTCCATATTGGACCTCAAGTCCAATGAATTTGAATTTAAGCGTGGACCGATTTTTGGCAACATCATTCTAATCGACGAGATTAATCGCGCTCCAGCTAAGACACAGGCCTCATTATTCGAGTGTATGTCTGAGCAGCAGGTCACTGTAGACGGACATACGTACCGCATGCCTAGCCCTTTTCTTGTATTTGCGACACAAAATCCTATTGAGCATGAAGGTACTTATCGTCTTCCCGAAGCTCAGTTAGATCGTTTTCTTTTTAAGATTGTCATCAATTATCCGGAGTTCAGCCATGAATTGAGAATCTTACAGGAACATCAAGCGCAGAAAGCAGGCGATAAAGAGGCCCTGGTACATCCCGTTGTTACCGGTGATGAGATTATCGCTTTTCAAAATATCGTAAAGGCAGTGTACGCCCATGAAGAGGTATTGAATTATATTGCCCAGATTATCGTGCAAACGAGGGTCAATCCTAACCTTACATTGGGCGCCTCCCCTCGGGCCTCGATTGCTATTCTCGAGGCGTCAAAATCTTCTGCCGCTCTTTTGGGGCGAGACTTTATTACACCAGACGATGTAAAATATGTAGCGCCTGCAATCTTAGGTCATCGGGTCATGCTAACGCCAGAGAAGGAGATGGAGGGATTTACGACTGAATATATGATTAAGCAAATTGTTGATGGTGTAGAAATTCCACGATGA
- a CDS encoding DUF4350 domain-containing protein, giving the protein MTNNSKFGIWIVLLVLLTIGIIDAISKKPIDWAKTYNQRDKIPYGLYVAREELAHILGNKVSITDTKKSIYELLEEDTLVNDQTAFIYIDDYFHVGATAAKKLLEFAASGGEVFISSKDFDAELLDTLKLSATNLDAFKISSNLLFEDVSFSLGYKGKRLRYDKIEYTNIFDLIDSTNISIVGTASVQQHAMPNFVQISWGKGKVYLHLEPEVFTNYYMLKRNNYEYASAALKTLTAKDIIWYDSHYQEGQADTPLRMILSHQGLREAWYLLLFGLLLFLVFKSKREQQAVEIVEPEPNLSKEFAKTIATLYYENGEPGNMVDKKIDYFLFDVRRSFHLDTMDMEDEKFVRSLALKSGVPLEDTQELMALISSYRTRRGLTLDDLKTLHYKIEEFKTKSNMI; this is encoded by the coding sequence ATGACAAATAATAGCAAATTCGGTATATGGATAGTCCTGTTGGTCTTGCTCACGATTGGTATCATTGACGCCATCAGTAAAAAACCTATTGATTGGGCCAAAACCTATAATCAGCGGGACAAGATTCCGTACGGATTGTATGTTGCACGAGAAGAGCTTGCTCATATCTTGGGGAATAAGGTCAGTATCACTGATACCAAAAAATCTATATATGAACTCTTGGAGGAGGATACACTTGTAAATGACCAAACGGCATTTATTTACATTGACGATTATTTTCATGTGGGTGCCACGGCTGCCAAAAAACTTTTGGAATTTGCGGCCAGTGGCGGAGAGGTTTTTATTTCAAGCAAAGACTTTGATGCCGAGCTGTTGGATACATTGAAGCTTTCGGCTACGAATCTAGACGCGTTCAAAATATCATCCAATTTGCTTTTCGAAGATGTAAGTTTTTCGCTTGGCTATAAGGGCAAAAGATTAAGATATGACAAAATAGAATATACCAATATCTTTGATTTAATCGATAGTACGAATATTAGCATCGTCGGTACTGCGTCTGTACAGCAGCATGCCATGCCCAATTTTGTGCAGATTTCCTGGGGCAAAGGGAAGGTATATCTGCATCTAGAGCCTGAAGTGTTTACTAATTATTACATGCTCAAACGGAATAATTATGAGTATGCCTCAGCAGCGTTAAAAACGTTGACTGCAAAAGATATTATCTGGTACGATAGTCATTATCAGGAAGGACAAGCAGACACCCCTCTACGGATGATTCTTTCACATCAAGGGTTGAGAGAAGCTTGGTACTTATTGTTATTTGGCTTGTTATTATTTTTAGTGTTTAAGAGTAAGCGTGAGCAACAAGCCGTTGAAATTGTAGAACCTGAGCCAAATCTTTCCAAGGAGTTTGCCAAAACCATTGCAACGCTGTATTATGAGAATGGCGAGCCTGGAAATATGGTGGATAAGAAAATTGATTATTTTTTATTCGACGTGAGACGGTCTTTTCACTTAGACACCATGGATATGGAGGACGAAAAATTCGTCAGAAGTTTGGCACTTAAGTCCGGAGTGCCTCTTGAAGATACCCAAGAGCTGATGGCCTTAATTTCAAGCTATCGTACCCGACGTGGTCTTACATTAGATGATTTAAAGACATTACATTATAAAATAGAAGAGTTTAAAACCAAATCAAATATGATATGA
- a CDS encoding ABC transporter permease: MELNFEFKKERKLGEFVQDFVDLLKMVIRHFCVTLFRLAVVPLAIMLLLFYYLTTKVSFSGDFSATDEFGIWGLFFGILGVLMILVLVFFGIAIEYFILLRNHNNTKFGSAEVWSSFKAHIGTYLRFFGAAIIATAIISIPLFIAFAIASFIPIIGSFAAGILTSCVSVWFFCAFMLYREGYYTLADSFTSAFDMLRKKIFDYGVSSYIVSAIFQILLMMMSLVPVLVLGLIAYNTIGFDERFFDTFYGKLIASLGGTIFAMIMIASYMFSVLISGLIYESAKELRFGENIYETIANIGKGVDGH, translated from the coding sequence ATGGAGTTAAACTTTGAGTTCAAGAAAGAACGTAAGCTCGGGGAGTTCGTTCAAGATTTTGTAGACCTGCTGAAAATGGTCATTCGTCATTTCTGCGTGACCTTGTTTAGACTTGCGGTGGTGCCCCTCGCGATTATGCTCCTTTTATTTTATTATCTGACCACGAAGGTAAGTTTCAGCGGCGATTTTAGCGCGACCGATGAGTTTGGCATTTGGGGATTATTTTTTGGGATATTAGGTGTACTGATGATTTTGGTACTTGTTTTTTTCGGAATAGCCATCGAGTACTTTATTTTGCTTCGCAATCACAACAATACTAAATTTGGCTCGGCTGAGGTCTGGTCTAGCTTTAAGGCACATATTGGGACCTACCTTCGGTTCTTTGGAGCTGCGATTATTGCGACGGCCATTATCTCCATTCCGCTATTCATTGCATTTGCTATTGCTTCTTTTATTCCCATTATAGGCAGTTTTGCTGCTGGTATTTTGACGTCCTGTGTAAGTGTCTGGTTTTTCTGCGCGTTTATGCTGTATAGGGAAGGATATTACACACTTGCCGATTCTTTTACTTCGGCTTTTGATATGCTGAGAAAGAAGATATTTGACTATGGCGTCTCTTCTTATATCGTGAGTGCAATCTTTCAAATTTTATTGATGATGATGAGCTTAGTCCCTGTACTTGTTCTAGGATTGATCGCTTATAATACGATTGGTTTTGATGAACGTTTTTTCGATACGTTTTACGGTAAATTGATTGCATCCCTTGGTGGGACTATTTTTGCCATGATTATGATTGCTAGTTATATGTTTTCCGTGCTAATCTCTGGATTGATATATGAATCGGCAAAAGAACTTCGCTTTGGTGAAAATATTTATGAGACCATTGCTAATATCGGGAAGGGCGTAGATGGTCATTAG
- a CDS encoding stage II sporulation protein M — protein MREASFIERNKEKWVSIEQNLANKSQVDPDELASNYIELTNDLAYAQTFYPQSKTKEYLNGLSLLAHQKIYKDQKSSNNQFFHFLNYDIPLAIWQIRKQMLYSLLIFCLAVAIGFLSAHYDDQFVRLILGHSYVDFTIEKIKQGDPAAIYDEGGMMGSAIAITINNIKVAFNAFIFGIFYSIGTGYILFSNGIMLGAFHYMFFKYGVMTEAMSAIWIHGTIEIAVIIIAGACGLTLGNSILFPKSYTRLESFKQAAKRASKVLISTVPFFIVAGTLEGFVTRYYQSSVAMCVMIIVLSLLAILYFYVLRPYQLARRFGWS, from the coding sequence ATGAGAGAAGCTTCATTTATCGAACGAAATAAGGAAAAATGGGTCTCTATCGAGCAGAATCTAGCAAATAAAAGCCAGGTCGACCCCGATGAGTTAGCTTCAAACTATATCGAACTTACAAATGATTTGGCATATGCCCAAACATTTTATCCACAAAGTAAAACAAAGGAATATCTAAATGGGCTTTCATTGCTTGCCCACCAAAAAATATATAAGGATCAAAAATCTTCCAACAATCAATTTTTTCACTTCCTTAATTACGATATCCCGTTAGCTATTTGGCAGATCAGGAAGCAGATGCTCTATTCGCTTCTTATTTTTTGTTTAGCTGTAGCGATAGGATTCCTATCCGCTCATTATGATGACCAATTTGTCCGTCTGATACTGGGTCATTCCTATGTTGATTTCACGATTGAAAAAATTAAACAGGGAGATCCGGCAGCCATCTACGATGAAGGAGGGATGATGGGTTCAGCTATTGCCATTACCATCAACAATATTAAGGTGGCATTCAACGCATTTATTTTTGGAATTTTTTACAGCATTGGTACAGGTTATATCCTTTTTTCGAATGGTATCATGCTAGGCGCTTTTCACTATATGTTTTTCAAGTATGGTGTTATGACAGAGGCGATGTCAGCTATTTGGATACACGGTACTATTGAGATTGCTGTCATTATTATTGCGGGAGCCTGTGGGCTCACATTGGGCAATAGTATCCTTTTTCCAAAATCGTATACTCGCCTAGAATCATTTAAGCAAGCCGCAAAGCGAGCCAGTAAAGTGTTGATCAGCACTGTCCCCTTTTTTATTGTGGCAGGTACGCTTGAGGGCTTTGTGACCCGATACTATCAATCTTCTGTCGCTATGTGTGTGATGATTATTGTTTTATCCTTGCTAGCGATTCTTTATTTTTATGTTTTAAGACCTTATCAATTAGCGCGAAGATTTGGATGGAGTTAA
- a CDS encoding RDD family protein: MNKLLINTPQNVKFEYNLATLGARILAFGIDQLIIISYMLLMLFLLLYSGVFNLSDSWTTFGLYSLFSLPALFYPLILETFLSGQTLGKKLMHLKVVKIDGTRATAYQYFIRWVCSIIDVFLCFGAIGLSSIILSKKGQRIGDLAAETTVISTKVNTTLNHTLFAEITTERSLTYPQVIKLSDFDANAIKDIFDKGYKRKDYNIILALATRIEELLGVKREKSPEEFIDTVIKDHYALFRDK, translated from the coding sequence ATGAATAAGCTGTTAATAAATACCCCACAAAACGTAAAATTTGAATATAATTTAGCGACTCTTGGGGCTCGAATCTTGGCATTCGGAATTGATCAGCTTATCATTATATCCTATATGCTACTCATGCTATTCTTATTGCTTTATAGCGGGGTATTTAACCTTAGTGACAGCTGGACTACATTTGGATTATATAGCCTTTTCAGCCTCCCTGCGCTTTTCTATCCTCTTATATTGGAAACCTTTCTCTCTGGGCAGACACTGGGAAAGAAATTAATGCATCTAAAAGTCGTCAAAATAGACGGTACCCGAGCGACTGCCTATCAATACTTTATCAGATGGGTATGCTCAATTATTGACGTTTTCCTATGCTTTGGCGCGATAGGGCTAAGTAGCATCATATTATCAAAAAAGGGCCAGCGCATTGGAGATCTGGCAGCTGAAACAACAGTAATCAGCACGAAGGTAAATACAACCTTAAATCACACCTTATTTGCCGAGATTACAACTGAGCGTAGTCTTACCTATCCACAAGTGATTAAATTAAGTGATTTCGATGCAAATGCCATTAAGGATATATTCGACAAAGGATATAAACGAAAGGATTATAATATTATCCTAGCTTTAGCTACTAGGATTGAAGAACTACTCGGTGTCAAACGTGAAAAAAGTCCAGAAGAATTTATTGATACAGTTATCAAGGATCACTACGCCCTATTCAGAGACAAATAG